One Phyllostomus discolor isolate MPI-MPIP mPhyDis1 chromosome 10, mPhyDis1.pri.v3, whole genome shotgun sequence genomic window carries:
- the LOC114508181 gene encoding GTPase IMAP family member 7-like isoform X2 gives MAGLQDNTLRIVLVGRTRSGKSATANTILGKTAFDSRIAFMSVTKSCQKEERAWNGRKLLVVDTPGLFDTKETQTTCEEIRQCFRYTSPGPHAIILVLRLGHFTQEEQNTVESIKTVFGERVMKHMIILFTRKEELGGQMLSSFIARTDKHLKAIIKECGLRCCAFNNRTADEAEKEAQVQELMEVIEAMVQENGGAHFSNPIYKEKPLEKPSEENCVIL, from the coding sequence ATGGCCGGCCTTCAGGACAACACTCTGAGGATCGTTCTGGTGGGAAGAACCAGAAGTGGGAAAAGTGCGACAGCAAACACCATCCTTGGGAAAACAGCATTTGACTCTAGAATTGCTTTCATGTCTGTTACCAAGAGCTGTCAGAAAGAAGAGAGGGCCTGGAATGGGAGGAAGCTTCTTGTTGTGGACACCCCCGGGCTCTTTGACACCAAGGAGACACAGACCACCTGTGAGGAAATCCGTCAGTGTTTTCGCTACACCAGCCCTGGGCCTCATGCCATCATCCTGGTCCTACGGCTGGGCCACTTCACACAGGAGGAGCAGAATACAGTTGAATCAATCAAGACAGTCTTTGGAGAACGCGTCATGAAGCACATGATCATCCTGTTCACTCGCAAAGAGGAATTGGGAGGTCAAATGCTGAGTAGCTTTATAGCAAGGACAGACAAGCACCTAAAAGCCATCATCAAGGAGTGTGGTTTACGCTGCTGTGCCTTCAACAACAGAACAGCAGACGAGGCTGAGAAGGAAGCTCAAGTGCAAGAGCTCATGGAGGTGATTGAGGCAATGGTGCAGGAGAACGGAGGGGCTCACTTTTCAAATCCCATCTACAAGGAGAAGCCTCTGGAAAAGCCTTCAGAGGAAAACTGTGTTATCCTTTAG